In Polaribacter pacificus, the genomic window TAGAAAAAATACAAAAGCTTGTAGGTTTGGATAGATTCGTAAATGGAAAATTCAATTTAGCCATTGAACTTTTTGATCAGTTGGTGCTTGCTGATGAATTTGAAGAATTTTTAACCTTACCAGCTTATCAATATCTATAAAAAATAATCCCGAAAACTGCGGCAACAGATCCGGGATCTAATTATCAAATCATTCTATAATAACTCTAATAATCATTACAAAATTATGAAAACTGAAGCTAGAATTCAAACTTTAATTACAGATTGGGCCACTAATCCACGATGGAAAGGTATTCAAAGACCTTATACAGCAGAAGAGGTTGTTAAATTACAGGGCTCTTATCTAATAGAACACAGTATTGCTAAAATGGGGGCAGCAAAATTGTGGAAAAAATTAACCCAACAAAAATTTGTAGCTGGTCTAGGTGCATTAACTGGTAACCAAGCTATTCAAGAAGTTGAAGCGGGATTGGATGCTATTTATTTAAGCGGATGGCAAGTGGCAGCTGATGCAAATTTGGCTGGAGAAATGTACCCAGATCAATCTTTATACCCAGTAAATAGTGTTCCAATGGTTGTTCAGAGAATTAACAACGCTTTATTGCGTAGGGATCAAATTCAATGTGTCAATGCTACTGATTTAAAACTTGATTATTTGGCTCCTATTGTAGCTGATGCCGAAGCGGGTTTTGGGGGTAATTTAAATGCTTTTGAGTTAATGAAATCAATGATTGCAGCTGGTGCTTCGGGTGTTCATTTTGAAGATCAATTGAGTTCTGCTAAAAAGTGCGGGCATTTAGGTGGGAAAGTATTGGTGCCTACTCAAGAAGCAATTAATAAATTAGTAGCAGCTCGTTTGGCTGCAGATGTAATGGGGGTATCAACTTTGATTATTGCTCGTACTGATGCAGATGCTGCAAACCTCATTACAAGTAATATTGATCAAAGAGATGATGAGTTTATTACTGGGGAAAGAACTAATGAAGGTTTTTATCATGTTCGAAATGGTATAAAACAAGGGATAGCTAGAGGTTTGAGTTACGCTCCTTATGCTGATTTAATTTGGATGGAAACTTCAAATCCAGATTTGGAATATGCTAGAGAATTTGCTACTGCGATTCACGCTAAATTTCCGGATAAAATGTTAGCTTACAATTGTTCACCATCGTTTAACTGGGCTGCTAAACTTAGTGTAGCAGAAATGGAGACTTTCCGTGAAGAATTAGCTGAAATGGGTTATAAGTTTCAGTTTATAACCCTTGCTGGATTTCACGCATTGAACACAAGTATGTTTGAGCTCTCAAAAGCCTATAAAGAGAGAGGTATGGCAGGGTATTCAGAATTGCAAGAGCGTGAGTTTTCTTTGCAAAAACAGGGATTTAAAGCTGTTAAACATCAAGGCTTTGTTGGGACAACCTATTTTGATGCGGTGCAGCAAACCGTAACGGTGGGTGATACAAGTACAGCTGCAATGGCTGGTTCTACAGAAGTTGAACAATTTTAAATAGTACGACTATTTTTGTTGCTTTGTCAAAAGCTCCTCGGATTTATTGAGGGGCTTTTTACTTTCAACGGAATTATATTCCATGGAAAATAAAAATATTTTTCGTAACTTTGTTCTTTAATTAGGACTTATATTATTAATTTATATACAATTACATGAAGAAAATTATCGCTTTTGCAGGATCAAACAGCAAAGAATCAATTAATAAAAAATTAGCAGTATATGCAGCAAATAG contains:
- the aceA gene encoding isocitrate lyase codes for the protein MKTEARIQTLITDWATNPRWKGIQRPYTAEEVVKLQGSYLIEHSIAKMGAAKLWKKLTQQKFVAGLGALTGNQAIQEVEAGLDAIYLSGWQVAADANLAGEMYPDQSLYPVNSVPMVVQRINNALLRRDQIQCVNATDLKLDYLAPIVADAEAGFGGNLNAFELMKSMIAAGASGVHFEDQLSSAKKCGHLGGKVLVPTQEAINKLVAARLAADVMGVSTLIIARTDADAANLITSNIDQRDDEFITGERTNEGFYHVRNGIKQGIARGLSYAPYADLIWMETSNPDLEYAREFATAIHAKFPDKMLAYNCSPSFNWAAKLSVAEMETFREELAEMGYKFQFITLAGFHALNTSMFELSKAYKERGMAGYSELQEREFSLQKQGFKAVKHQGFVGTTYFDAVQQTVTVGDTSTAAMAGSTEVEQF